The Neodiprion fabricii isolate iyNeoFabr1 chromosome 4, iyNeoFabr1.1, whole genome shotgun sequence genome window below encodes:
- the LOC124181448 gene encoding titin homolog isoform X3 has product MSDGGTDNPAFSNDEGHHGSDNSNSTLENSHTESLQNSQITVESDYRTPIDEASSAATSQKVDNGHRQSFVSQHYVEPVRTSPEPQYKTETRIELPADNQEKPPSATKSNGVHGNGNNNDASFLNTSAASIQSNDGKKEQVEAVNLELVSMRPYNGANAQSKGQEACEVPADPYEEYFVPVNEHRKYIRGEKLYVTKDKRSRSSYWRRIVCWGCGLLVLAIAIIIAILAATGVILTQEETQPLESDGHTSSRQFGDIKTSGSQEYMRNPPASPPPEASTLPPWQTTDETLYETVPKAFDGLLTLDNFNWTEGMDNPKSRVYRDVSQEIEENLKEKLHLAANLSVVKVYNISRNGEVKFRISYPPVPAPEQMRNEVEKTLQETGSMVGKYHLSKLDISRLIDDCKHGEMNCSDSCRYDYSEGVFVCSCLNGKVLEADGTSCRDENDLSNVDMNEDISHVHGTEGYAQDGVQGRSRGHETTFSPIHQELDNSQAVPVEMDEPHITSEMPTMHEHHHETVYEPDTVSEPEPTGEPKSEPEPTLESEPKVEPIVTPKSEPEPTSEPKAEPEPTSEPKAEPVPSVEPEPVFQPKAEPEPSVEPEPSSEPNAEPEPSVEPEPSSEPNAEPVPSVEPVPVSEPKVETESSVQLEPTSEPSVEHESMFEPKVEPEPSVEPEPTSEPKAEPEPSVESEPKFEPKAEPEPTVEPEPATEPKSEPEAKSEPAPEPKVTVAEHEPDTTTAANSTTKLVEPVEPVSEPQPSVEPEPENTLMAEPKVEPVANDEIQTESTLVTHSRPESDSPSISSDHYNTVLHTNVESEEGTPSSTEYSQVSGDSAGANAQSTADGNSNADEKWNTLAPTSMPEAEKEFEGQTEHNLTSGKTLQAEENSESMKSDNQTEPILPFSNITPVHESQPSQNESEHNIVPSVDSIYHLEGRQGMNNETSVMVPQNPAQFENVTTSGADVEHNLRSENNPEVTQAESSTAPVNDLALQDDLVQHFVLPSESQSEAAPVTESRENSTVSHAPATQTVQSDESENKTETVEKFEQPQGVSGAKIGESRSKAIPDYDSFLDSVIQPTSTPTPIRESIPVIELAAEPESESDSAPFFTATIKPSASVEPERVNTSDKMPETMVEAKSGFASEDSNSKSNSSMVEPSLTTMNDTGSNGIDGIPSTSGNEQTLPETTEYNVIENMPKTVYQILPKLLSENVEPLIEANKNVTSSDDQHIMVIANTESSTEHSAHSIIPELSPEQIASVHSTENSIHNDSKLDDVAKINEYHPTENIDHTETLQNSPKQPPLLPENSMVTEHPSYPVVFAENSVEHSADKGEFSDEKHVENMSPYLPDIQHEKEISKKAPRLDKDEQDEPNPFDAHIPDVIAHHSEESGNKSKLQSDSSNIYFNGALNEVREHLNDTDFELSVPTEINNETQMHQEGYSVEDVRNQEPVIMSGVAVENAESSTQVHLENNPDDTSSEDSNNLQNTDNTEEVSLQDLSNRNGHNQSVSVIDNGLNEHHLHVTNESSVEDKAGQASKDEVHTDAEHGNEPAVNSSIHSEGTNDSEEILSVIPLEDDDETSDNRQAVSDSENESSSPQNSGKKIIEGTTETANISISSKEISNTSSNTQKPVQSEKVVVDYTERIFEDHYNDIVDENESNLAKHFGEENKEQNINDVVDTSNTSASSNAQNTTVVPVQSDVDIVKNNQTLTEQSTEHNEISHSSYTDLNERTPVQNTREQVSTIPNNTNVAADANTLTDHTEITTVESISDTQTTILPEIINGHSNEAKLTTEIPILPLELERMIPVTETVLQNDETITTEKHHDQQTNDTNTVSAVLGDGEKSATVLPPPTFIHGSSLEGNATTQVPIMPDELQTTENEIFTTSTPAKILQSEEKLMDHSINYERGQHEHLINNNSQVNQEEMGNDHLRNIQNTSIPVLHLTTESQTLPSVQDGVVLINVENTNATENGNLYPQERTETVENSTQKLKPHNETEISQPDVTGIENVKSTNSEYKTTILKQLTPSIPEETEMQQDKETKVTTQSPMITTDDIRPVSEAVVDDVMPYKFDYKQLFTPTGKPKFVEEDELSDDELRVIPLEKQDVKKKAVEKKTLDKYKYKKEKELSFQNIGNLATAVAEDRETPTTTMLSVEIPPAIITEIMNNEPSVQQEENSTRQTLVNTSGSPRTIVDNIEPNIPTISEAVVHEMTLGNNKSETLLPRTDSKIHVMDNENNTHVESLSDIISPEAEDILKNSANIPAEETIENSSTSSNIPSIETKIGTDSENRPEIESNQNASDTVVLIQNNPSSTTSRSVIDQYITKINDAVPEAVHIEENLKQHNSTDTLPVAETTVAAPNPTSDVQNNDNISKIETTDNVSSNHETFLAQSTSSSEASIDSVTKGENTYEVTEKLTTTTGSIEIPVSIIESVKLSTGGPIELPNPLFSKCAAGQFQCVNGTSKDSAYCVSLAAKCDSENDCSDGSDEFNCEKEGCPGNFQCSSGQCLKRNLVCNGIEDCDDGSDEKSCQEWKCQFDEFQCPNGRCIPILWQCNGRPDCEDHRDEYSCAESCGNDEYLCPTEKWCIPLTWHCNGIPECAHGEDEKLCDCALDQFKCQTGGCVPVDLVCDGVEHCPDHSDEWDCLTANLTVGLSAVEIQKEEDDRENHGDSDLIGRATILKIKQPNGERRVVCADNWTTELSDAFCRTQGYFSSEATDMIASDEGLKLLKLKSTADLKAPFVTNFEQTDICETGKIVQISCEEFSCGSHYPEGPTARLAGGTPAGEGQWSSVALLKERKHGIACTASVLSPMYALASYSCVHKYRQSNGWQLFTGSDMLIPHAVKSIVPYPQVKYNQFLYNNDMTLVELEEPLVFSRNVSAVCLPQHPIQPRQLCVTAGWGFPMNGEVNLQQYLKFLPVPTYDSEECNATSHYAGFITKDNICAGFTDTDKGPCYNDEGAPLMCASETGRWELQGLLSHHSRCSRGHPAIYSSLAPAVSWLHHSVPALQTRP; this is encoded by the exons ATGTCAGACGGAGGAACGGACAACCCGGCGTTTTCGAACGACGAAGGCCATCACGGCTCCGACAACTCGAACTCGACGCTGGAGAACAGCCACACGGAGAGCTTGCAGAACAGTCAGATAACCGTGGAGAGCGATTACAGGACGCCGATCGACGAAGCGTCTTCAGCAGCGACGAGTCAGAAGGTCGATAACGGCCACCGACAGTCCTTCGTGTCGCAGCACTACGTTGAACCGGTAAGAACGAGTCCGGAACCACAGTACAAGACTGAGACAAGGATAGAATTGCCCGCCGATAATCAAGAGAAACCGCCGAGCGCCACAAAGTCCAACGGTGTTCATGGAAACGGGAACAACAATGACGCCAGTTTCCTCAACACGAGTGCTGCCAGCATACAGAGCAATG ATGGAAAGAAGGAACAGGTCGAAGCCGTTAACTTAGAATTGGTGTCTATGAGGCCTTACAACGGTGCAAATGCACAAAGTAAAGGCCAGGAAGCCTGCGAGGTACCCGCAGACCCTTACGAGGAATACTTCGTGCCCGTAAACGAGCACAGAAAGTACATCAG aggagaaaaattgtacgtcACTAAGGACAAAAGGTCTCGAAGTTCGTACTGGAGACGAATAGTTTGCTGGGGATGCGGTCTTTTGGTTCTGGccattgctattattattgcCATATTGGCCGCAA CTGGTGTAATTCTTACGCAAGAGGAGACGCAGCCTTTGGAAAGTGACGGACACACAAGTTCACGCCAATTTGGCGACATCAAAACATCCGGCAGTCAAGAATATATGAGAAACCCCCCCGCTAGTCCTCCTCCTGAAGCCTCAACTCTACCACCGTGGCAAACAACCGACGAAACTTTATATGAAACGGTTCCAAAGGCCTTCGACGGATTATTGACATTGGACAATTTCAACTGGACGGAAGGCATGGACAATCCAAAATCGAGGGTTTACAGAGACGTTTCGCAAgagattgaagaaaatttgaaagaaaagttgCACTTGGCGGCGAACTTGTCCGTTGTCAAAGTCTACAACATCAGCAGGAATGGAGAAGTCAAATTCAGGATCAGTTACCCTCCGGTACCAGCGCCCGAGCAGATGAGGAACGAAGTTGAAAAGACGTTGCAGGAGACTGGCAGTATGGTCGGTAAATACCATTTGTCGAAGTTGGACATCAGTCGTCTGATCGACGATTGTAAACACGGTGAAATGAATTGCAGTGATAGTTGCCGGTACGATTATTCCGAGGGTGTGTTCGTTTGCTCTTGTTTGAACGGGAAAGTGCTGGAAGCGGACGGAACGAGTTGCCGCGACGAGAACGATCTGAGTAACGTCGACATGAATGAAGACATTTCTCACGTTCACGGCACCGAAGGATACGCGCAAGACGGCGTTCAAGGAAGAAGCCGAGGACACGAGACAACCTTCAGTCCCATACACCAGGAATTAGACAACTCGCAAGCCGTACCCGTAGAGATGGACGAACCCCATATTACTTCCGAGATGCCTACGATGCACGAACACCATCATGAAACGGTGTATGAACCTGATACGGTATCCGAGCCTGAGCCCACCGGCGAACCGAAGTCAGAGCCTGAACCTACTCTGGAATCCGAACCGAAGGTCGAACCAATTGTTACACCCAAATCAGAACCTGAACCGACTTCTGAACCCAAAGCAGAACCTGAGCCAACCTCCGAACCCAAAGCAGAACCTGTGCCGTCTGTTGAACCCGAACCTGTATTCCAACCCAAGGCAGAACCTGAACCTTCCGTCGAACCCGAACCATCATCCGAACCCAATGCAGAGCCTGAACCATCGGTCGAACCGGAACCGTCATCCGAACCCAATGCAGAGCCTGTACCATCCGTTGAACCAGTGCCAGTATCTGAACCCAAAGTAGAAACTGAATCATCTGTTCAATTGGAACCAACATCCGAACCTTCTGTCGAACACGAATCAATGTTCGAACCAAAAGTTGAACCTGAACCTTCTGTTGAACCGGAACCAACGTCCGAACCAAAGGCAGAACCTGAGCCTTCTGTTGAATCGGAGCCGAAATTCGAACCAAAAGCAGAACCTGAACCCACTGTTGAGCCTGAACCAGCAACTGAGCCTAAATCCGAACCCGAAGCGAAGTCTGAACCTGCGCCTGAACCAAAAGTGACGGTTGCTGAACATGAGCCTGATACAACGACAGCTGCGAATTCAACAACAAAACTCGTCGAACCAGTTGAGCCAGTATCCGAACCGCAACCATCTGTTGAACCAGAACCTGAGAACACACTAATGGCTGAACCGAAAGTTGAACCGGTCGCGAATGATGAAATTCAAACCGAGTCTACTTTGGTGACACATTCCAGACCTGAGTCTGATTCACCAAGTATTTCTTCAGATCATTACAATACTGTCCTGCATACAAATGTAGAATCTGAAGAAGGTACACCATCGTCTACTGAATATTCGCAGGTTTCTGGAGACTCTGCGGGAGCGAACGCTCAGTCTACCGCTGACGGGAATTCCAACGCTGATGAAAAATGGAACACACTTGCACCCACATCTATGCCAGAAGCTGAGAAGGAGTTTGAGGGACAAACGGAACATAATCTTACATCAGGAAAAACTCTTCAGGCCGAAGAAAATTCTGAATCGATGAAAAGTGATAATCAAACAGAGCCGATATTACCGTTTTCGAATATCACACCAGTTCATGAATCGCAACCTAGCCAAAATGAGTCTGAACATAATATCGTACCGTCCGTTGATTCTATTTATCATCTTGAAGGCCGCCAAGGCATGAACAATGAAACTTCTGTTATGGTGCCACAGAATCCAGCACAATTCGAAAACGTCACTACTTCCGGAGCAGATGTCGAACACAACTTGCGGTCCGAGAATAACCCTGAAGTTACTCAGGCTGAATCCTCTACTGCACCAGTGAATGATCTCGCATTGCAAGATGATCTGGTACAACATTTCGTACTTCCATCCGAATCGCAAAGTGAAGCAGCTCCGGTTACAGAGTCGAGAGAAAATTCGACCGTTTCACATGCACCTGCGACTCAAACTGTACAGTCAGACGAATCCGAGAATAAAACGGAGACCGTCGAAAAATTCGAACAGCCTCAAGGAGTATCAGGAGCAAAGATTGGAGAATCTAGGAGTAAGGCTATTCCTGATTATGACTCATTTTTGGACTCAGTGATTCAACCTACAAGTACACCAACGCCTATTCGAGAGAGCATTCCAGTGATTGAACTAGCGGCAGAACCGGAATCAGAATCAGACTCCGCGCCATTCTTTACAGCTACAATCAAACCATCAGCTTCCGTAGAGCCTGAAAGAGTAAATACGTCGGACAAAATGCCTGAAACAATGGTTGAAGCGAAATCTGGCTTTGCCAGTGAAGATTCAAATTCCAAATCTAATTCCAGCATGGTCGAACCATCTTTGACGACAATGAATGATACTGGAAGTAACGGGATTGACGGCATCCCGAGTACATCGGGTAATGAGCAAACACTACCGGAAACAACAGAATACAACGTTATAGAAAACATGCCGAAAACTGTATATCAAATACTGCCAAAGCTCTTAAGTGAAAATGTCGAACCGTTAATAGAGGCtaataaaaatgtaacgtCATCTGACGACCAGCACATCATGGTCATCGCTAACACAGAGTCTTCTACTGAACACTCCGCGCATAGTATAATTCCGGAGTTATCGCCCGAGCAAATTGCAAGCGTTCACTCAACGGAAAACTCAATTCACAATGATTCTAAGCTTGATGATGTAgcaaaaattaacgaatatcATCCAACCGAAAACATTGATCACACTGAAACGCTACAAAACAGTCCGAAGCAACCACCTCTCCTACCGGAGAATTCCATGGTCACTGAACATCCATCATATCCGGTAGTTTTTGCTGAGAATTCCGTTGAACATTCTGCAGACAAAGGTGAGTTTTCTGATGAGAAGCACGTCGAAAACATGTCACCATACTTACCAGACATCCAACACGAGAAAGAGATATCTAAAAAGGCTCCAAGATTGGATAAAGATGAACAAGATGAACCGAACCCGTTCGATGCTCACATACCAGACGTCATTGCGCATCATTCTGAGGAAAGCGGTAACAAATCCAAATTGCAAAGTGATTCGAGTAACATCTACTTTAACGGTGCCTTAAATGAAGTTCGTGAACACCTGAATGATACTGACTTTGAACTATCTGTTCCTACTGAAATTAACAATGAAACACAAATGCACCAAGAAGGTTACTCTGTAGAAGATGTAAGAAATCAAGAACCAGTAATTATGTCGGGTGTTGCTGTTGAAAATGCGGAAAGCTCAACGCAAGTTCATTTGGAAAATAATCCCGATGACACATCTTCGGAAGATTCAAATAATCTTCAGAATACAGACAACACCGAGGAAGTATCACTGCAAGATCTTAGTAACAGGAATGGTCACAATCAGTCGGTAAGCGTAATTGATAATGGTTTGAACGAACATCATCTACATGTGACTAATGAATCGTCGGTCGAAGATAAAGCTGGGCAGGCCTCGAAGGATGAAGTTCACACCGATGCTGAACATGGAAATGAACCTGCTGTAAATTCTTCTATCCACTCGGAGGGAACAAACGATTCGGAAGAGATTTTGAGCGTTATACCGTTGGAGGATGACGATGAAACATCCGACAACCGTCAAGCTGTATCAGACAGTGAAAACGAAAGCTCGTCGCCGCAAAATAgcggaaagaaaattatagAAGGTACCACTGAAACTGCAAACATTTCAATATCTAGTAAGGAAATAAGTAATACATCGTCAAACACACAGAAACCCGTACAATCGGAGAAAGTTGTAGTTGATTATACCGAGAGAATTTTTGAAGATCACTATAACGATATTGTGGACGAAAATGAATCGAATCTAGCTAAACATTTCGGAGAAGAAAATAAGGAGCAAAACATAAACGATGTAGTGGATACAAGTAATACTAGCGCATCGTCAAATGCTCAAAACACGACGGTGGTACCAGTTCAAAGTGATGTAGATATAGTAAAGAATAATCAAACTTTAACCGAACAATCTACGGAACACAACGAAATTTCACACTCTTCTTATACCGACTTAAACGAACGAACACCGGTACAAAATACTCGAGAACAAGTCTCAACCATTCCTAACAATACCAATGTTGCAGCTGATGCAAATACTCTTACCGATCACACAGAAATAACTACTGTTGAATCGATCTCTGATACTCAAACGACGATATTACCGGAAATAATTAACGGGCATTCTAACGAGGCTAAGCTTACTACCGAAATCCCCATTCTTCCGTTGGAATTAGAACGAATGATTCCTGTAACCGAAACTGTTCTTCAGAATGACGAGACAATAACCACTGAAAAGCACCATGACCAGCAAACCAACGACACAAACACCGTGTCAGCTGTTTTAGGCGACGGCGAAAAGAGTGCTACAGTCCTACCACCGCCAACGTTTATTCACGGATCCAGTTTAGAAGGCAATGCTACTACCCAAGTACCAATTATGCCTGATGAGTTACAGACAACcgaaaatgagatttttacCACTTCAACTCCCGCAAAAATACTACAGAGTGAAGAGAAGCTGATGGATCATAGTATTAACTATGAACGTGGTCAACATGAGCACTTGATCAACAACAATAGCCAAGTGAACCAAGAAGAAATGGGCAACGATCATTtacgaaatattcaaaatacatCCATTCCCGTTCTACATCTCACCACCGAATCACAGACACTCCCTTCTGTTCAAGATGGAGTGGTGCTAATTAACGTTGAAAATACTAATGCTACTGAAAACGGCAATCTTTATCCGCAAGAGCGCACTGAAACCGTTGAGAATTCAACGCAAAAATTAAAGCCACACAACGAGACAGAAATTTCACAACCTGATGTCACGggaattgaaaatgtaaaatcaaCCAACTCGGAATACAAGACAACCATTTTGAAACAGCTCACGCCTTCAATTCCGGAAGAGACAGAAATGCAGCAGGACAAAGAGACGAAGGTTACAACACAAAGTCCGATGATAACAACGGACGATATCAGACCCGTGTCCGAAGCAGTGGTAGATGATGTAATGCCGTATAAATTTGATTACAAGCAACTTTTCACCCCGACTGGAAAACCTAAATTTGTTGAAGAAGATGAACTGTCCGACGACGAATTACGAGTAATTCCGTTAGAGAAGCAAGATGTTAAGAAAAAGGCAGTTGAAAAGAAGACACTCGATAAGTACAAGTACAAGAAGGAAAAGGAGTTGAGCTTTCAAAATATAGGAAACCTGGCTACTGCAGTTGCCGAAGATCGCGAAACACCTACAACAACAATGCTTTCTGTTGAAATTCCTCCAGCAATTATCAcagaaataatgaataatgaacCGTCTGTTCAGCAAGAAGAAAATTCGACCAGACAGACGTTGGTTAATACCTCGGGTTCTCCTAGAACAATTGTAGACAATATTGAGCCTAATATACCAACGATATCAGAAGCGGTAGTTCATGAGATGACTTTAGGAAATAATAAGAGTGAAACTTTACTTCCTCGCACTGACTCTAAGATTCATGTTATGGACAACGAAAATAACACTCACGTAGAATCATTGAGTGATATCATCTCGCCTGAGGCTGAGGACATCTTGAAGAATTCCGCAAACATTCCTGCTGAagaaacaattgaaaacaGCTCAACGAGTTCCAATATTCCATCTATCGAAACAAAGATTGGAACTGACAGTGAAAATAGGCCAGAAATAGAGTCAAACCAGAATGCAAGTGATACAGTTGTGCTAATACAAAATAATCCAAGCAGTACAACTAGTCGCAGTGTCATCGATCAATATATTACGAAAATAAATGACGCTGTACCCGAGGCAGTGCACATTGAAGAAAATCTTAAGCAACATAATAGTACAGACACCTTGCCAGTAGCAGAAACAACGGTAGCTGCACCTAATCCAACATCCGATGTTCAAAATAATGACAATATTTCAAAGATCGAAACAACTGATAACGTTTCGAGTAATCATGAGACTTTTTTAGCTCAAAGCACTAGTTCCTCCGAGGCAAGCATTGATTCTGTTACCAAAGGAGAAAACACTTATGAAGTAACTGAAAAACTCACGACAACGACAGGATCAATTGAAATTCCTGTTTCAATCATCGAAAGCGTTAAGCTGTCGACAGGTGGTCCCATTGAACTGCCGAACCCTCTTTTCTCAAAGTGCGCTGCTGGACAATTTCAATGCGTCAATGGCACATCTAAGGATAGTGCTTACTGCGTTAGCTTAGCCGCGAAATGCGATTCGGAAAATGATTGCTCAGACGGATCCGACGAATTCAATTGCGAAAAAGAAGGTTGTCCAGGAAATTTCCAATGCTCAAGTGGCCAGTGTCTTAAGCGAAACCTCGTTTGCAATGGAATTGAAGACTGCGATGACGGTAGTGACGAGAAAAGCTGCCAGGAATGGAAATGCCAGTTCGACGAATTCCAATGTCCTAACG GAAGGTGTATCCCGATTTTGTGGCAATGCAATGGTCGTCCAGACTGTGAAGATCATCGTGACGAGTATTCCTGCGCAGAGAGCTGTGGAAACGACGAGTATCTATGCCCGACTGAAAAATGGTGCATTCCACTAACGTGGCACTGCAATGGAATACCAGAATGCGCCCACGGAGAGGATGAAAAACTGTGCGATTGTGCTTTGGATCAATTCAAGTGTCAGACTGGAGGCTGCGTCCCGGTCGACCTGGTTTGCGACGGTGTTGAACACTGTCCGGATCATTCGGACGAGTGGGATTGTTTGACGGCGAATTTGACCGTGGGTCTAAGCGCCGTGGAAATCCAAAAGGAAGAAGACGACCGCGAGAATCACGGAGACAGTGACCTCATCGGGCGAGCAACCATACTGAAGATAAA GCAACCAAATGGTGAACGTCGCGTCGTGTGCGCTGACAATTGGACTACCGAGCTCAGTGACGCTTTCTGTAGAACACAGGGATACTTCTCATCCGAAGCCACAGACATGATAGCATCGGACGAAGGTCTGAAGCTACTGAAACTGAAGTCTACGGCTGATCTGAAGGCACCGTTCGTCACGAATTTCGAACAGACCGACATCTGCGAAACGGGAAAGATCGTTCAGATCTCTTGCGAGGAATTCTCATGCGGTTCGCATTATCCAGAAGGACCAACTGCGAGATTGGCCGGCGGTACGCCCGCTGGTGAGGGACAATGGTCAAGTGTGGCTCTGTTGAAGGAACGAAAACACGGTATTGCTTGCACTGCTAGTGTTCTTAGTCCTATGTACGCACTGGCAAGCTACTCCTGTGTTCACAA ATACAGACAGAGCAATGGCTGGCAGTTGTTCACAGGTAGTGATATGCTCATTCCGCATGCAGTTAAAAGTATCGTGCCATATCCACAAGTGAagtataatcaatttttgtacaataacGACATGACCTTGGTTGAGCTCGAAGAGCCTTTGGTCTTTTCTCGTAACGTCAGCGCCGTTTGTCTTCCGCAACATCCGATTCAG CCAAGACAATTGTGCGTTACGGCGGGTTGGGGCTTCCCGATGAACGGTGAAGTCAACCTGCAACAGTACTTGAAATTCTTACCCGTGCCTACCTACGACTCTGAAGAATGTAACGCGACGAGTCATTACGCCGGTTTCATCACCAAGGATAATATTTGTGCTGGGTTTACCGACACGGACAAGGGACCTTGTTAC AACGACGAAGGTGCACCATTGATGTGCGCAAGCGAAACTGGCAGATGGGAACTTCAGGGATTGTTGAGCCATCACAGTCGGTGTTCGCGAGGTCATCCAGCTATTTACTCGAGCCTTGCCCCTGCGGTGTCCTGGTTGCATCATTCGGTACCAGCCCTGCAAACTCGACCATAG